The Vanessa atalanta chromosome 6, ilVanAtal1.2, whole genome shotgun sequence region TGTCCTCATAAAGTTCGCTTGCCGAtcggtaaaaataaacaattaaagagGAAAATCTCACCCGTAGAAGCGCCGTCGAACTGCACCAGGAACTCCGTTTTGATCCTGCGACTCGCCTCGTGCTCGCTGTCGCTTCGCTGACTCAGCAGCGAATCGATCTCATCAATGAATATCACCTAAACACGGGCAGACGTCAGCTACAAAACAGTTCGGTCAACAGAATAGGTAGAGCATAGAGCGTAGCGCAGGCGCTGACCGCGGGCTGGCGCGCGCGCGCCACGGCGAACAGCGCGCGCACCATCTTCTCGCCGTCGCCGATCCACTTGGACGTGAGCGACGCCGCCGAGATGCTGAAGAACGTCGCGCGGCACTGCGCCGCCACGCAGCGCCCTGCGCACCACACTCGTCACGCGCGGCCCGCGGCTCCGGCTCCCTCCCCTGGAGCCGCGTGCTCGTCACGggatatctttaatatttactatcaaTACCCATCTTTTCTTGCGCTCACTCGGATCGTTGTTCGGTCCGCCTCTAACACTATAGAATACTTTTTCAGTCATAACGATTCAGTGAGTTTTAATCCGAGTATGTATggagtatatatatagtatgattTGATAATTCGTATTTTCGCCAAAACCTTATTGGGCTATTGCGGATGGATAGTAAGAAAATGGTGAAAACAGttcttattcttaaaaatttGAGTGTGCAAAATTGACACAAAAAACCtctgctaattaaaaaaaaaaagcataaagcGAGAAGGGGATGTTGCACATCTCGTAGCGTAAATTGTTCACAAGCAAccaaattttaagatttttcttaGCCAATGTCACAATTGTCCTTCGACATCTACAGCCTAAGACGTATAATCTTTCGAGATGTCTACTGGACGGGAAGATCGCTAACCGATCAAGGTCTTGCCGGTGCCGGGAGGGCCGAACAGCAGCACGCCGCGCGGGGGGCGGCGCAGGCCCGTGAAGATGTCGGGGCGCAGCAGCGGCCACACCACCGCCTCCTGCAGCACGCTCTTGGCCTGCTGCAGCCCCGCGATGTCGTCCCAACCTGATGTACACGTGGGAGAAACCATTCAGTTGCTAATTCGTTTATTTAGATCCTCTATATCAGTGAGATACACTTTTAAATGAGTAAATAGGCTTTCTAATGATTCATAGGAGAGACTCATACAAGGCAACATTTTTAAGTTTGCTATTCATATGACAAACTGACAAGAACCCAATTACCGATTGGAGATCCTTTATCAATAATTTCACTTTCAATCAGCTCTATCATTTTCGGGTCAATGTGCTTTAGTCTCTCATCTGTTATAGCAGGTTCATTGACCTCCTGTTTTTCTCTGCAAAAAAgatcattttgtaaatattcttagttattatttagcaggtgtttatttttactgaaattactttttgacataaaatttgaaaagataaaatattgtttttaaataaacctatgatatttttaaataaattggtggctcaaataatttagtttatttttgagtAGAATGTAAAACACATTTTGCCATTTGccaattctttaaaaaaagaacaattttattcatgttaaaatggcataagtttataattatgcCAACAATTTTCATAAGAACCAACCAACTAATGTTTCTATTCTGATTATGAAAATAAAGGgttattgatatttgatattataacacCAGGCCACAGAAATATAACTGCTGAAaagaatcaatattttataacttcttCACCAGACATaagtaacttatttaaaataataaaaccaatctTACTGAGCCCCTAGCATCGGAGAAACAAATTTGGCCTGAGCCTTTCTTGATGCACCCAAAGTACGCCGAGCGGCTGGATTAGATGCCAATAGTGTTTCTCTagcagttttaaatgttatttttgcaACTTGACTTTTATGAGCTTTCTCCTCATCAACTTCAACATCAGTATTTACTAATGGCTTTTCTATGTCCATATCGAAATCTTTACTGCAATTTGTATCTAGTATATTTTTTGATGTAGGCATAGTTTTCTTTGATTTTAAACGACCAAACTTATGTTTTGAAAGTCCGACATCTCCAGATTTTGATTCTTGACTAGAATTCTCAGAATACAATGGTCTAAAGTATGACACTTCTGACTTTTCTTGTGTAGGTAAATCATCTTTACATATGCATTTGCTTTTCATAATATCTACtgctttattttgttgtaaatttttatttatactcagGCATTTACACTGCGGTAAAGACTTTTCAAATAACAGTAATGGATCTGGTAGTTctctgaaaatttaattaaaattttatatgtcatctgtaactttttattaatactacagTTGCTCACCCCAGGGAAGTACTCCAAGATTCAATCTCAGTACACGTAGAGCTGTTTAGTTCTTTTGCGAAGCCTAATAGGTGATCtccatttttgttaaataacttaACGTTTGCTTGCCATGCTTCTTGCAATGCGATAGTCGTAGAATTGTTGGagctactaaaaataaatttgtcttctcgtgtatttttaaagtaatttagccctgattatttatgaatgaaattcAGTGCTGTttgatacattatataaaatatgcaaaatttaatcTAACAAACCTGTTTAGAGATTTTTTATACTGATGCACAATTTCAGTATTTAATAAAGACACGTTAGTGCCGTCACTCGATTCAGATTGTGATAGCTGCATTGTTGTTTAaccttctaaaaataatttcagtcttttctatacttaaatatatttattactttcttaTTTCTGTTGaaactttaaattgtatttaggcGGCAATACATGAAAACAGAGACGTTAGGTACTATAGTTTTTTTTGACACTTGACTttgaaatatagatatatactttaatatgtcATGTCTGTAATTTTATAGAATTCATTATGTGTATCTTACTTAATTGCTCAGTTTAATCAATTCATTACACATGTACttaatattagttttctattaaagttttcaattacattttttataatattctacttCTTTACACTACCGAACGcattcgttttgtttttttttttaccgcataagTGATTTATCTTGTTGAACTGTTGAAGTCTGTTGTCAAATCTGATTACTGAAGTCAATAAAATTGTCAAGTTATTCATCAGCAAACCTgtattttttagattattttaccaaattatctgttaaattattttcagtattatAGTGATTAtagatgttatattaaaaataaataatttacaaaattcaacTAAAAATTTAGCATTTAGTTCAAAGACAAAACATGCTAAATGTTTGAACGAGATGGGTTCGAAACCGCAAATATATCATGAAAAACAAGTAAAAGAATTGTGTGCATTGCATgcgttgaataatttatttcaggtgagtttttcatatttttaggaGGCTTTgcctaaataataaacttatcacGTGAAAAGTCCCTGAATGCATTAACCGACAAGCCAAAGTAAACAAATTGGTTTGCTAGGGtcattagaatttaattatcaCCTCGTTATATATTCGTTACTTACTGTTAATTTCGAttagatattaaaaagtttttaaactaaaataaattgcattttaatatataaagtacaactgataatataaataactaaatatatcgattatgaagatattttccttatttgtttattttcctgGGTTACTTCTTTCCTCTAAAAAATTAACTGTTTTGGTGTTTAGACAAGGAACACATTTTCGAAGTCCGAATTAGACACAATTTGCAGTAGGCTATCTCCAAATGTATGGATTAATCCTCACCGCTCAATGCTGGGTCTTGGCAACTATGACATTAATGTAATCATGGCTGCTCTTCAGAAGAAAGGTTGTGAGGCTGTGTGGTTTGATAAAAGaaagtaagttatatttttttattcaggcACCTTATTCAGTTAAAGGTAAAGCCTAGTCTTATTCTGCCAAAGTGCTCCAGTTGTGTCAGTGTCTGCAGCTACATGTACATGCAACTTTCCTCACAATTCATCCTTTACCAGTGAGCACAAGACACAAATAGAGCATATGAACTACACTGCAGTATTTGACTAAATTTAATCCcatattatgttacaatattgaaaaatttaagaaaaagtatGTAAACcaattacatttatgtaaaaattaatctaacagtaaaatttttaaattctagctaattttgataacatatcattgctaattataattatatctgttaTAACAACTGTCTCTGAGCTTAACAAATAACGAAATTCTTTCATTATAGCCAAATATTAAAgacttaataattcttatgccTATTTGTCTTTTGTCTTCAGAGATCCTGGATGCTTAGACCTTTCAAACATATGTGGGTTTATTTTGAATGTGCCATCAGATTATAAGCTGGGTTTTGTAATGTTGCCTCTTCGACGACGGCATTGGATCACTATCAGACAAATACAGGGCAACTTTTACAATCTCGACTCTAAGTTAGATTCACCACAATTAATAGGAAgggtatgtaaataatatatttagaaaaaaaagtaatttttgaaTACAATCATTTACTTACTATTCATCCATTTGCCCTTGATACTGACTGGGGTATTTTGTTTTTGGATCCAGATATGTAGACAATTCCTTTTATTGGTGTTTTTCtggtatacttatatatacattaactaTGGCATTGTGTTAgtacatttttacaaatttcaatgtataaaatatcaattagcTTGTGATCGAGAGCcttgttattttaatgagttttatgtgtattttaaaataaaataagtgttaCAAATGACTTATTTTCTTGAAATGTGGTTCGtctttgtttaaaatgttacacatctaggcaaaaaaataaatcttgacaTAGcacagcaatttttttttttaaattatatgtttataaggCTTGATTAAGCTAATTTTGTAGATATACCAGATACCACACATTCATTAGTAAAAAGTTATGCCATTTGacttatttgatatttgataaagGAGAAATTATGCTGttttaacaacaaatatttatctaatgttcttattgtaattattataagagtctatattaattagaatattattcaTCCATAGCCATAAAGATAAAGAAacagaaaaatttaaacatgaagATATAATAGATAGAAAAACGTTACATTATGGAATGAAATTGACAGTATTggttaaaaaagaaagaaaaagttttgtttacaaaatgcATCCCTTTcgaaaattaacataaatgtgTGCATTATATCTATCtaagttttactttatttctttttcaGAGTAgtgatttaataacatatttaaaagagCAATTAGACAGCAAAGAAAAGGAATTGTTTGTTGTTGTAAGTAGAGAGGTTGAAGAAAAACAATTGTGGATGCATCAGTACACACTGAACAACCGAGGGCAGGACACACTTTCCAATCAGAAGGGTGTTGAGCCGCTATGTGGTAGTCCAGATGATAGCCTGTCTTCTGATTACAACAACCGTGATTCCGAATGTCTGCGGTTAAATGAGGTCAGAAACTGTTTTGTTAACAATGAAAACTTTTAAGTGCTTCCATTGCACATTGGTTCGGTTGTGTGTTTGTGTGACTAATCAACGTAAGATATTAGTAAAGTGATAAGAATTTGTCATCTATTATTTTATCCATATTTAGTAACTGTTATAGCTACaccataaacaaattaatatttatcaaaacaatattacaagAAAGTCATAGTCATATGCATAATTATGTAGATACTCAAAGGCATATAATCCaaagttcaattttaaaatattgtatgtagaTATACATATGGGTGTTTTGCTATAAAGGACTACACAACTCCgtgattttaaatacaatatatatattaagtacttaattttgaatgttatttataaattataagttttttgtttcttgttatatcattattttgtttattttttttaaagtagcatttaattaaattgttgaatattagttaaaaattacataacagaTATCTCATTTTGAATGAGAGCAATATAAAGGCCTAAAGTAAATTAGATCTCTAAGGGACTGAATATTTGTAATTCTAATAGacgtttatgtatatttaataggatgtaatattaatatctatagtcttaaataaaattattatttacataatattttggtcAGTTATATGCAAGATGTTTCAttgaaagtatataaaaagtattttgatcTTGTAAAAATtgctatctatattaaaaataatgttcgtcaatcaattaacttaaaaatgttttagtcgAGTAGGTTTTGAACAAGTCATTTTTGAATAATcagataaacaaattaatatgtagATGACTTAAAGGAAATATTGGTAAAATACTAATTGAATAAGTAATTTCATCTCTATCAGTTAGACACTTGTATACTTGGAACCAAtagtttatactaaaaatatttaatgtcaacatgctgtgaaattaaatacttatactcATGTAGTCATATAATAGACAAGcttaaaaaatacttgtttatttaatattattatgtgtaattaaaagtagtacgtattatttaaattaattatgttacaatTTAATGATTGCTGCTTTGCTGAGTAAAAGTCTTAACTTCAGCTAAGAAGATATTTTGGAACACCTCACTGCTAGGTGTTccttgtttgtttatatttgaaagaaTCTCATCTTGCATGCAGTTTCtccacgatgtttttttttatagaattttatgaCAACTCAAGCTTATTCCAATTCGAATTCTTTCCGTAAAGATTGCCTATTCCATCTATTGGATCATCTCGGCTGCGTAAATTCATTACTTGAAAGTGAATGTTCAATTGattcatcaattttaatttcacaGCATAATATGAATTCAATATAACGCCAAATACTAACCAAAATTCTAATTATAGCATATATTTACATTCATACTACTGACTTCCACTACCTAagggcgtggacccatgtctacggtgCGGCGCCGTTTGCCGTGCAACGGTACGGCACCGCCGCCGGTAAATGGCGCGGCGCCGTGACGGGCCACGGCACCCCACTCAACACGTATACCAAAATTTGGCTtatcaaaagttttaaaatttttgcttCCACTAGTGAAATcaaaaaattttaatctaaatcgTCCGCCATTTTTTGCAAAAATTTACCGCACTATGCAACTGACAACAGAATAATAGTGAGCACGTGCCGGTACACGACGCCGTGGCACGGCACGGTGCCGTACCGTTGCACGGCAAACTGTGCCGcaccgtagacatgggtccacgccctGATAAATAGCACACATATATTTTGTTGGCCTTGTTTAAGCATCACAAAACGggattgtaaaatttaatgttttatagtaaACTGTTACACTGGTCACAGATTTCTAAGTATTgcaaatatatctaaatttagTCCCTTATTTTGATATTACTATTATGTCCAAGTATGTTCATCGGTGGTGGAGATCCGTGTAAGTTCGACGTGTCGTACTGACATCATGAATGATCGGCTATCTTAGATCCAGTGGAACTAGGATCCCAAGGCTTGCAGCATGTTATTGGTGGAAGGaattgacatttcttatattgacaatgtaaataaatgataatttgttatattatagtattgaaatcgtaattattaagtttttttttttattttatatttcgatataatattatttttatgtctacATTACTCgttcattttgttaataaatttatgatagaAAGTAGGAATTTGTATCTGTCATTGGTTTACTATATTGCTTCGAAGTATAAAGtactacataaattatattaattacaatttctaaaatataacattacagcttattatcatttatttacacaatatatgACGGGCGGGGGTGACCACTAACTATTACTTGATCCATTTACCCATGTCTTCCTGCTAAAACAAAATTGaagtgtaatttataaaattaaactatacatttaaaacataatctcgatttaattttaatgattatagcccaatatatatttattaattttggtaaatatttttttttgtataaaaataacgcaTTTGAATCTTATAAAAGCATGAGATGTCGGAAATAGACTACACACGTATTAATTTAGttcaaaaattgttaaaaacatttcaaaacattatataaaacatttacatgattgttaattttccattttttaCTCTGTTTAACCTTGAATATATATGCCAAGAGAGAGAGGATAGACGccattttatagttaaaaacaaaaagcaatacttttttacatttttagacGTATAATTGTTTACgagtaataatttatagttattttgtaaGTCAGTGTGTGGTCAGTGTCTGGTTTGTTGTGTCTGTGCCTGTAATATAGGCAGCTGTGAATTCTGTCACCATTGTATAAGGaaagaattaaaatgtatttcgattcttatatattttactctatattgttgtaaataaatatttttccaaaagcgtttaattttattttccgaaTGATATTATGCATACACGTTTTACcacttgttaaatattattgtattctctTTGGTGGGTGTGGTGGTGTGGTGCCCCACGCAGTTCGAATTAAGACAATTAGATTTAGGCATAGACAGTTTTACTACTttcttctattattttatattcctgaCATTACGCTTAAAGATATACGTAGGTAATCATCGATTTGATTGggataatatagtataataagtaGAAAGCGGCGTAAACTTTTGACAAGACAATCACACAAAATAATTCCTACAGGTATTTGTATGTATGaacacataaatacaaatacctTCATAGACCTAATCTGCTAAATCTTAAATCTTATACACTTTTGGCTTTGTCagagatggttttttttttgccaaCGCAAGAGAACTAATTTTCGATACACGACAAAGGTTTGCCACATTTGCATAGCACGGACCGAACAAGAATCAGCCCATCGTAGATCTTTTCGTACAACGTAGCAGTTGTCAGCGTAAGGAATGGCTTATGTTTCTTGCAGTACCAATGAGTAAAGGCAAAGGTCCTCGATGACCACAGGTGGCTTAAATTTAACAGACTCTGTTTTGCCatgtaaaaaatgtacttattggatatatataaaaacaaatatcaataaataattagtttatttcagtCGTTTGATCTTCAAATTCGgtacaattgttattttttgaaaGTATGAGCCGGTCCGGGTCGAGTCGGAGCTCCTGAATTATGGCGTATATTTGTGCTCGCAATCCCGCTTCTATATCCCGCTGTCGTCCTAGTACCCACATGCGATCTGTTTAATAAGGAGGTTGATATATTGATAGAAGACACAATTAGAAAAATAGCAATAGCAATTCATGGCTAGTAGATAATTAAGGAATAATCAAAACCAGTGTGAtttggtatttaataataatcgataCAATTGACTAAAAGCACGTACATTATAAATCTAACAAAACGAGTAATtagaaagtattattttatttgtagtatttaataatgttacaaaaatacgTACCAGAGTGAGCAACGCTAAAGTTAGTACAGGACCAGACAAGCGCAAAGCGGTCGTAGTCGGTGAATAATACGTTGTAGTGCCCGGCTCCAGGTAGCATCCGACCTATGATGTACGGCATCCGGTTGTTCAACTTGTACCTGAACGAGGATGAGCCGTTGTGGCTTGGGATGCCTAGGCCGTTACTTGTGGAACGGTTACCTGACCTACggaattgtaaatgtttttttttaaattctaaaatacaatatattttgcattgataaattattttctcaatTAAAATAGAAACTGTAAAAATTTTATCAGACCAAATGGATTTATATATCGCAAGAATTTGAAGAAAGCACATACCATCTATTTACAGTGTTGACGGTAATAAGTAAGAAACCTCGCTCGTTGAGCATCACGTCCAGTTCGGTACAGCTCGCTGCGATCTCCATCAGATGAAAAGATCTTTCCACTTCATACCACGTACCTGTCATCTAAAAGAAATTTCCctttattatatctaatatatatacttaatcgaaaaaaataatcatttagaaCATAATACGTatctagaatttatttattttaattagtttttccAGTACTGGTATGTATCGTTGGTATATTTAGCTACAAGTAATTAGCTTATACGGATGCAATTTGCAAGTTATTGTCTACCGAAAatagttattgaatttttttgtcaaataatactaaatgtaaatatttgactCAACCATTTCTGACATCATGACAAAACTAATTTttagttgttttaaatatgcatttaaaatgttctcgcttaaattaatttagcgtAAGTACTTCTTAAAAACACTCAGCCGGACTAGGTTTGTTCGGTTATGTGATACTTAATGCCTTCGATTCCGTTGATAAGATGACAGATTTTTTGTAatgatatacctatatttattataacaaaggcttaaaattatttaacgggatattttttttcattaaacagTATAAGATACAATTTACAGCAATCATTATTAGCATTACGGCAAACGATGGAACGATTGGGTAGCCATATCAAAAACGGATATCTTTAACTTATTCTATGTCGTTGCGTAATAAACGTTACTATCATAATAAATTCATCaatatgtgatatattatatacggcatcgcacgggtgcaatttatacgTTACGGTACTCTTATAATGCAGTTTTCTACCAAAGATTtctttttttgattttaatcatTTGTCCCTACAtgcatacaaacaaaatatttttataatattagaataggtTGAATGGATTAAGTCTCTTTGAAACTTAATTACTAACGTAAATGGCTTTCAGTCTTACTACATGTATTctgtttcattataataaaactaatatttaacttataaataccTTTTTTCACATGAGCAGATAGTCCCATGGTTTATTATTGATAGTTTAAATAGGTATCGTTTTAGTTAATAAGTTCAATGACCAGTTTTTATAAGtgcattagttttattttatatgaatattctaACTgcctaaattttaatttacataaataaataacagaatgTAGGTATTTACGTGGGCGCGTTACcaaagtataaatattgtttcaagaCAATTATTACGAAATCACTGTTTCAATTAAGTAGATATTTACATACGTAAccacaacgaaaaaaaaaatctttcgttTTTTGGTACTTATTAAAACTTCAATtaaaacacgtttttttttaattttcgaattaaaattttatatcaagtataaaattactttgtcaTCAGAAGGACAACACTATTTCCTGAAAGTGCTATCTATTAGTTTACTTACGCTTTAcaagtgtatttataaaaataacaatacgcGTAAGTTATGTGTAAACGGTTAGTAATGATATTAACATGCAAAAGCTACCACAGTGCCCGCTTGAGGGTTAAGGTCGACACTCtatgattgttataaaaatatagtaggtATGTTGTAGCAcgcaatttatttacttttaaaataattgtaaatataagacCATAGATCTAATCTTacgtctaaattatattttctgaaattagtttttttttatatattttacgtgcagatcagcaataaaatattgcagatttttttttcttattttaagttaagtaaatttaaatctaactcACCCGTCTAATATCATAGTTAGGAAATTGTGGATATATTGGACATTTTCCTAATCCAGTACTAATCACAGCTTTGAAGATTGTGCACAGCAGTATGAAGTGTATTCTATTAGTGCCCTGTATCCGGAAGTCACCCATGGCATTTCACAAAAAAACTTAGtgtagaaaaaattatattactttttaaacgcACGCCGCGGTCAATGTTTTGTAAACAGTGCGCAGTATTTGTAAAATAGGGGTGCGCAGTCGTAACCGCCGCGGCCGCTCTTCACACTGACCCATTCGCGTCCgatttaatagattattattcatacacatttatacttttataatcaaCGACAAGTGACCGTGGCGACTTATcgattgacgttgcataatggccagttaattttaaaattgctaaTAACCCGATTATCGAcgttttatatacttagttattttctaaaacaattACCACGACTATCAGTGTAATGATCGTTAAATAAAGAACGGAGCGAATAATTGGCGCCAAACATCGCCAACATCGTCGTCGCATCCCCTCGTCGCCTGTAAAGGTCTCGCTAACACGTGGtggttaaaattaacataaaaaggcACGGTAAGTGACAATGCATAAGTTATTACAATGTCGGCGTGAACGTGAGTTACGTCAAGAAAGCGCACTCCTGTACTCGGTTCACTACCCGGACAAGACAACATTTTCAAGTTCAAATGAAACGCAACAGTAGTCACAAcatgttgtttattaaataacaatatttacatcGTTGACAAATATCACCATTGCTGAAAAAAGTcacttatatacaaaacaatatcgTATATCTACACTCAATCGAGCGCAACATACGCAATATATCCATATCCCATACAGAAGCCGCCGGGAGGAACGTGTGTCCCAACAGACGCCCGGATCACCATTTGATATTGAGCGCGATGTCGTTCTTCTCGAGGGCGTGGTACGCGGTGTGCAGCAAGGCCCGCGACTTGTCCGAGTCCCTGCCGTCAAGCCAGTCGGCGTACAGCTGCTTGACGAGCCGGCTGCCGGCGGGCCGGGCGAGCGGCAGGCGGCCGTACAGCGCCTGCAGCTGCGCCACCAGCTCCCGCCCGCTCTCGCCGCGCACGGGCCGCACTTGGGCGCCGCCGTTCAGACAACCTGTACAGTGCTCGATGTCTACATTTTAGGTTTCTCTTTTCTGGTACCAAGAACCAACtatgattgatgatgatgatgatgtacaAACTATGATTGACTGATGAAGAAtcgattttctttttcaatatattgaatataaattattactttaaattattctagaATCATCTTTTTTGATTCGACAGAGATGCCCAATAATGCGTCAGACACTTGTATACGCACCCGAAGGGCACGCCATGACCTCCACGTAGTGATAGGGTGATTTGCCGCGCTTCAGCTTCTGCACCAGGTTCTGTATATTGCGGAACCCATTCGCGATCGCAAACCTTAACACTTCTACGCCATCTTTTTCTAGTGTCACTTCACGGAAATCTGGATTTctagaatatttgaaataacttatttcaactatgatatatacatataaacgtagattaaaaacaaactcgAAAATTAATGCAGAACATGATTGTTAAATGTCAGAGAGTCATTAACGAAATTgactataattataacattaaaatgtgtCAGGCGACAAAATAAGCATTACAACGATACAAAGTGTGTTGTTACACAATAGCATTGCAGCTAATTAACTCCTTGTATACCTAAAATGTTAATTGGATGGTATTTAACTTAGtgattatttatgtttcaatatttgatgATCGGTCGTAACAATCGCATAGTACtcgttttaagtatatataagtatcgtatataagattttaaatgaacatgggtatttttattactaacagtatttaaaacgggatatttaccatgatttttatttggtggagctcgata contains the following coding sequences:
- the LOC125064705 gene encoding fidgetin-like protein 1 isoform X2 yields the protein MQLSQSESSDGTNVSLLNTEIVHQYKKSLNSSNNSTTIALQEAWQANVKLFNKNGDHLLGFAKELNSSTCTEIESWSTSLGELPDPLLLFEKSLPQCKCLSINKNLQQNKAVDIMKSKCICKDDLPTQEKSEVSYFRPLYSENSSQESKSGDVGLSKHKFGRLKSKKTMPTSKNILDTNCSKDFDMDIEKPLVNTDVEVDEEKAHKSQVAKITFKTARETLLASNPAARRTLGASRKAQAKFVSPMLGAQEKQEVNEPAITDERLKHIDPKMIELIESEIIDKGSPIGWDDIAGLQQAKSVLQEAVVWPLLRPDIFTGLRRPPRGVLLFGPPGTGKTLIGRCVAAQCRATFFSISAASLTSKWIGDGEKMVRALFAVARARQPAVIFIDEIDSLLSQRSDSEHEASRRIKTEFLVQFDGASTGEEDRILIVGATNRPHELDEAARRRLVKRLYIPLPDFEARKQIISNLLRSEQHELSASHVADAARLTDGYSGADMKSLCSEAAMGPIRSVPLSQIVTIDRDQVRPVTVQDFKIALQRVRPSVSQDDLGQYVKWNNTYGHGF
- the LOC125064705 gene encoding fidgetin-like protein 1 isoform X1 — translated: MQLSQSESSDGTNVSLLNTEIVHQYKKSLNSSSNNSTTIALQEAWQANVKLFNKNGDHLLGFAKELNSSTCTEIESWSTSLGELPDPLLLFEKSLPQCKCLSINKNLQQNKAVDIMKSKCICKDDLPTQEKSEVSYFRPLYSENSSQESKSGDVGLSKHKFGRLKSKKTMPTSKNILDTNCSKDFDMDIEKPLVNTDVEVDEEKAHKSQVAKITFKTARETLLASNPAARRTLGASRKAQAKFVSPMLGAQEKQEVNEPAITDERLKHIDPKMIELIESEIIDKGSPIGWDDIAGLQQAKSVLQEAVVWPLLRPDIFTGLRRPPRGVLLFGPPGTGKTLIGRCVAAQCRATFFSISAASLTSKWIGDGEKMVRALFAVARARQPAVIFIDEIDSLLSQRSDSEHEASRRIKTEFLVQFDGASTGEEDRILIVGATNRPHELDEAARRRLVKRLYIPLPDFEARKQIISNLLRSEQHELSASHVADAARLTDGYSGADMKSLCSEAAMGPIRSVPLSQIVTIDRDQVRPVTVQDFKIALQRVRPSVSQDDLGQYVKWNNTYGHGF
- the LOC125064935 gene encoding josephin-1 isoform X1, translated to MGSKPQIYHEKQVKELCALHALNNLFQTRNTFSKSELDTICSRLSPNVWINPHRSMLGLGNYDINVIMAALQKKGCEAVWFDKRKDPGCLDLSNICGFILNVPSDYKLGFVMLPLRRRHWITIRQIQGNFYNLDSKLDSPQLIGRSSDLITYLKEQLDSKEKELFVVVSREVEEKQLWMHQYTLNNRGQDTLSNQKGVEPLCGSPDDSLSSDYNNRDSECLRLNEVRNCFVNNENF
- the LOC125064935 gene encoding josephin-1 isoform X2, whose product is MGSKPQIYHEKQVKELCALHALNNLFQTRNTFSKSELDTICSRLSPNVWINPHRSMLGLGNYDINVIMAALQKKGCEAVWFDKRKDPGCLDLSNICGFILNVPSDYKLGFVMLPLRRRHWITIRQIQGNFYNLDSKLDSPQLIGRSSDLITYLKEQLDSKEKELFVVVSREVEEKQLWMHQYTLNNRGQDTLSNQKGVEPLCGSPDDSLSSDYNNRDSECLRLNEYVHRWWRSV
- the LOC125064619 gene encoding apolipoprotein D-like, which translates into the protein MGDFRIQGTNRIHFILLCTIFKAVISTGLGKCPIYPQFPNYDIRRMTGTWYEVERSFHLMEIAASCTELDVMLNERGFLLITVNTVNRWSGNRSTSNGLGIPSHNGSSSFRYKLNNRMPYIIGRMLPGAGHYNVLFTDYDRFALVWSCTNFSVAHSDRMWVLGRQRDIEAGLRAQIYAIIQELRLDPDRLILSKNNNCTEFEDQTTEIN